The Kogia breviceps isolate mKogBre1 chromosome 8, mKogBre1 haplotype 1, whole genome shotgun sequence DNA window tcagcagtgaaagcgtggagtcccaaccactggaccaccaggaaattccccccGTATTAATAGTAAGACAAAAGCTTTTGCTTTGGGTTATGTGAAATTAATATTTAGCTCTTCTTGATTATAGCATTTTGACTAATTATTTCAgctggttctttcttttttttttttttttttttgtcgttcgcgggcctctcgctgttgtggcctctcccgttgcggagcacaggctccggacgcgcaggctcagcggccatggctcatgggcctagccgctccgcggcatgtgggatcttcccgaaccgggacacaaacccgtgtcccctgcatcagcaggtggattctcaaccactgcaccaccagggaagccctcagctggtTCTTAGAGCCACTTTTGGAATGAAAAGCAGGACCACATTCTTAGACTAATTAGACACTAGTCTCCTTCTGGTTCTACATGGAGGACCTACTAGGGCTAACTATGTATCATAACTTGCCATCCTAGTTTAAGCAAATTTCTGTTGTCCCAGTATTAGATGTattctttacttattttatttatttatttattggccgcacctcatggcttgcaggatcttagttccatgaccagggattgaacccgggccacggcagtaaaagcgctgagtcctaaccactggaccaccagggaactcccttgtaTTCCTTAGTTTTATCAGCAGATTCAGAACTTCATTAATGAGAACTCTTTGTTTCTCTCATAGATGAGTGCCAAACCAAATACGGAAACGCTAATGCCTGGAGATACTGTACCAAAGTTTTTGACATGCTCACAGTAGCAGCTGTAAGTTtatgtaaatcttttttaaaaaaagctcaaGTATTTTCCTGCCAGTAACACTTTGCATATTTTTATCTAATTGCCATTTTAGTTATATTGCTATCATTAGCACTCACTGATGGATTTAGATGTATGActgagtttattattattatatgttcaactctttattttccttttttgctagTTAATAGATGAGCAGATTTTGTGTGTTCATGGTGGTTTATCTCCTGATATCAAAACACTGGATCAAATTCGAACCATTGAACGGAATCAGGAAATTCCTCATAAAGGAGCATTTTGTGATCTGGTTTGGTCAGATCCTGAAGATGTGGATACTTGGGCAATCAGTCCCCGAGGAGCAGGTTGGCTTTTTGGTGCAAAGGTCACAAATGAGGTAAAGCCAGCATTTTCGGAAAAGTGGTTTGTTGGTTGCTAATGGACTACATAAAGAACTATGGTGGCTATAGATACCAAACTTCTAGTCTAGTTTACTCAAACTGTGGTGGCTATGTATATCAGATTTCTTGTCTAGTTTATCCTGTATGTCTTTCCTTAATGGTTAATTGAGATCATGTAATAAAAGCACCTCCTTTAGCATCCATTggtactatgtgtaaaataaatgttccttttctttcaaaCATTGCAATTAAGTAATGAGATAACAAGGGCAAGATAGgcaactttttaatatatatatttccttgtatatatatttttaattgagatataattgacatataacattgtattagttttatgTATACAACatgatttgacatatgtattTATTGTGAATAAGCAATATTTTTGAGGTTAACTgctttcagttaaaaatatatatacacagacacttacacatacacacacaccacagggTGAAGTAATCCAGCATAATGAAGTCAGAGAGCTAGATTTATCCTGTCTGAGCCTCTGGTTCCTGAAGTTTCAAGAGAAGGATAATaaatctctttcagaattttgtaAGAACCATACTAAAGCCTCAGTAAATGATAGATATTGatagtaatatatttattattaaaccaTAAAAACTTTGTTTCATATCTGATAGCACTTACAGAATgcttttctttcagaaatttctAACTAATTATGTTACTATGATTTCTATAACTCAGGCCAAAGTGGCTCTATAACTTACAGAAATTAGTGGGGATAACTGTAGAATGGATTCTATAATCAGGAGAGCTTTAGTAATTACaggatttttactttatttaaatgcttattttcttatatatgtaggttttttttttaatgtgctggaTACTTAACAAAACCTTTCTAAATTGCAGTTTGTTCATATCAACAACTTAAAGCTCATCTGCAGAGCACACCAACTAGTGCATGAAGGCTATAAATTTATGTTTGATGAGAAGCTGGTAACAGTATGGTCTGCTCCTAATTACTGTTATCGTTGTGGAAATATTGCTTCGATCATGGTCTTCAAAGATGTAAATACAAGAGAACCAAAGTTATTCCGGGCAGTTCCAGATTCAGAACGTGTTATTCCTCCCAGGACAACGACGCCGTATTTCCTTTGAGGCCTTCGCCCATCCTGCTGACCCATTTTTTTCTGCCCTCTTACCCCAACTTTTGTGTATTACCCTCTACAATATactttttattgagcactttgcTGCTGAAATGCTgcctcttgcctttttttttaaattttaaattatctaaattTATTGTTTGTTATGGTGTCTATAGCAATGTTTTTCTATCAGTTTTCTCCCCCATCCCATCCCTGCCTTGGACTCATTTGAGAAGACTTGAGAAATGTCTTAATACCCACACTGCTGCATGTAGCTCTTGCTTATTTACTGGTCTACGGGAAACGggatgtttccttttttaaaaaagccaattgACAGAACAGACTACACTGAAATACTCCTCCTTTTGTATTATTCAGTCTTTTGTTTTAGTTCGGTAAGTTTTAAGAAATTTCAGCAGCAAAGTTGTTATTCAGTGGGCACGATGGACTGCAAATGCCTCGAGTTATGTATACCTGTCCCAGCTGTaaacttcattttcctttgttggatgatattttaaatggatataaaATAAATTGGTCTAAAGGGCTGCCCTCcttgttgtgtttttaaattttagtttaaaaactgCTACAGCTTATGACTTTGTACATTAAGATAATTGTATTGatcttttttcagattccttgtattttttaataaagtaatcTTAAATAAAACCCAGATAGGTTAAAGTGTTAGAAATTTTAAACAGTGTACATTGTTAGcttaaagttattctttttttcttttttcctaatcaGAGTTATTGACCCTTTGGTTATTAAGTTTAAAACTTCAACTGAAATTCcatactatatatttaaaaaaaatcactaaactgTGCCTAAAGAAATAACTGCCATATTAATGTTTTGGTTTATATCCTCTCTAGtaatagaaaaacatttaagaCTTGTAATGCTGATGTGTTCATTTGATACCAGTTGAGTAGAATGTGATCAATCCAGTTTACAATCTATCATGAGTatcattaagtaaaatatatgtactttTCAATAGGAATCATTCTTACTGTAACACTTGACCTTAACTTTTAgaaagtgttcattttttaaCTGCAACTGGAAAGGTTGAAAAGTCAGGACTCTTGTACTTGTGAACTGTAATCtgaagcagatttttaaaagtgtagAAAAAACCAAATTGTCCTTTTTTGTAAAGGTCTGTGATACTATGTTTCGGCTTTGTGTAAGTAATTTGAATATCCAAAGGGTTGTGATGATCAGTTCTTGATATGCAACTGTCCACTTAATAAGGACAAGTGTTCCAGTGTCTCTTATGACTATGgtcataaatggtgctggaattaACCATTTTATGAAATAGTTGGTATCCCTTTACTACTATAGTTAATTTTTgtcattccaggaaatctttgTGAAGCCAGCCAATTAATAAAGCACTTTAGCATCTGTTCAGGTAGTTTTGAAAACCAACTGTCCCTCTTCAGGATAAGAACTTCCAGGTTAcctaaaaatgcaataaaaatctTTATAGTCTAAGCTTCTTGGCACATAATTTTTCATCAGGGCTTTTCTTTTATTAAGCGAGCacaatactgttttgattttttcctcCAACCACACAGCTCCTTATGTAGTTTTTAATTGTATAGCTGTAAGAAAGAAGTGGCTAAGACATTAGCTGCACACACTTGAACTGTTGGGTCAGTAGCTTTGTTTTACTGCCCTAACCCCAGTGTAATTCAGGGGGAAAGGTATTTTTATCTTACAGGGATATGTAGCTATGTATTTTACTAATTGTGAAACACTGGAAATTAATGATGCAGACAACTTGGTGTGGTCTTTGAACAGCtttctgcagtattttttttcctgttaccaTAAATTGTATTTAAgtgctttctctcttctgcttttaaGTTGTACCAATAAAATTGGTAACCCTCAGCCCTTCCTTCCCATTTGACACTCCTTAGCTTAGACTGATGTAGTTGTTTTAGTTATCCATGTaatgtgacttttatttttaagtcatgGTGTACTGCATTTGTTTGTCACTAGTTGGGCATGTGCCAATAATACTCTGTCCATTCCTTAATTGCCATCTCTGTTttgcctgatttttttctcttcaactgAATAATGGCTTtttgcatgaaaaaaaaagtttttactttTAGACATGTAAAGGGAAGAGAGAGTGAATGTATTGGACTCTGTAAGCCTAAAAGGAATATTTGGATCCCTCTGATAAATAAGGGCTATGTACTATATAGAGTAATCATGTGGTGGAAAATACTTGTAAGTCATAGATTTGTAGGCAGGAGGCTCTGTTATTCCCTGTATCTAGGTTGAATGTAAAATCCCTTATGTTGTATCAATGGGGGTAATAACCATTTTTATTTGCCTCTGATATACTTGGTTTCTAATAAAATGTCCTAGGCTCTAGTGAGAACTGTCTACTTTTAATTGCCAGTTACTCCCCTTTCCTCATTTTCCTGATATGCTCTTGGCTAGCTTTTCCTAGGTTAATGCTTTTTCCTGAAAAATCTCACAACTCTAAATGTGTTCATTTGAGTGTGATCCTAAAAAGCCTGGATCAAGAGCACATCTTTAATATGCAACCTGCATCAGCTCCTACTCTGTCTGGATGTCTAGaactgttggaagattttgatgTCTTAAACCCTGTGTTTCACTTTTGAAATAAGGTTTGAAATATTGTTCTTTGCATTAAGATTTATGTGTTTTTGCTTTGTAAGCCCAGCACCAGGTTTTGGAAAATGCCTGTACTGTGAAAGCAAATCCGAACTCTTTCTGAGCCTGTTTCATTGTCAGAAACGGAATTGCTTTCCATCAGCCTCCAAAAAAATTGTGTATCTGGAGTCGAAGAGATTTAACAGCAAGaatccagatttttaaatgtacttgTTTTCTAAATGCTAATGTTTGTAAAGCACCTTCAGTTCTTTGGATGAAAGGTGCTATATTCTCTctgtaaattaataaaaagattATAGGAAGTTTGGCAAAAAAATTTTATCTAATGCAGTCTGTCCCGACAAGaagttaacattttatataacacaatttaaaaattaaaaaatgcttaTTCCTTCACTTAGTTGCTTGACTAGTAAACAGAAGTGAAACTTTTCTTGTTCTGCATTTGACTCTTCAGTGTTCCAGTTCTTTAAAGGCAGTATTCATTGTTACATCCTGGATCCAGTGCCCAGAACCCAGCTTCATGATATCATCACAACTCTTTCAATTGTGTATTTAAACTGTGCAGTCATGCTGATGAAATAT harbors:
- the PPP6C gene encoding serine/threonine-protein phosphatase 6 catalytic subunit isoform X2: MGDFVDRGYYSLETFTYLLALKAKWPDRITLLRGNHESRQITQVYGFYDECQTKYGNANAWRYCTKVFDMLTVAALIDEQILCVHGGLSPDIKTLDQIRTIERNQEIPHKGAFCDLVWSDPEDVDTWAISPRGAGWLFGAKVTNEFVHINNLKLICRAHQLVHEGYKFMFDEKLVTVWSAPNYCYRCGNIASIMVFKDVNTREPKLFRAVPDSERVIPPRTTTPYFL
- the PPP6C gene encoding serine/threonine-protein phosphatase 6 catalytic subunit isoform X1, producing MAPLDLDKYVEIARLCKYLPENDLKRLCDYVCDLLLEESNVQPVSTPVTVCGDIHGQFYDLCELFRTGGQVPDTNYIFMGDFVDRGYYSLETFTYLLALKAKWPDRITLLRGNHESRQITQVYGFYDECQTKYGNANAWRYCTKVFDMLTVAALIDEQILCVHGGLSPDIKTLDQIRTIERNQEIPHKGAFCDLVWSDPEDVDTWAISPRGAGWLFGAKVTNEFVHINNLKLICRAHQLVHEGYKFMFDEKLVTVWSAPNYCYRCGNIASIMVFKDVNTREPKLFRAVPDSERVIPPRTTTPYFL